A genomic window from Vigna radiata var. radiata cultivar VC1973A chromosome 2, Vradiata_ver6, whole genome shotgun sequence includes:
- the LOC106780730 gene encoding TBC1 domain family member 15 yields MWRDPGAPADSFYETRPECTDVPKSKFRIKAGKTLSARKWHAAFSPEGYLDIGKTLGRIHRGGIHPSIRGEVWEFLLGCYDPKSTFQERDEIRQRRRDLYNTWKEECRILFPLVGSGRFITAPAVTEDGTQCLDPLVLLENNPENGPVVLQDVTIPTYLEKITDKRIIQWMLTLHQIGLDVVRTDRTLVFYEKKENLSKLWDILSVYAKIDSDVGYGQGMSDLCSPMIILLNDEADAFWCFERLMRRLRGNFRCTANSVGVEAQLSNLATITQVIDPKLHQHIEQIGGGDYLFAFRMIMVLFRREFSFCDSLYLWEMMWALEYDPDLFWMYEEADDKSEEFKGRMKSLRHYGKYERENMKNGGKNGEDPPFPISVFLVASVLKEKSAILLQQAKGLDDVVKILNDVNGNLDAKKACMAALKLHKKYLKKAKNP; encoded by the exons ATGTGGAGAGATCCTGGAGCTCCCGCTGATTCGTTTTATGAAACTCGTCCTGAATGCACTGATGTTCCAAAGTCTAAATTTAGGATCAAG GCTGGCAAAACATTAAGTGCAAGAAAATGGCATGCCGCGTTTTCTCCAGAAGGGTATCTAGATATAGGCAAGACTCTAGGTCGAATCCACCGAGgg gGAATCCATCCATCAATTAGGGGAGAAGTTTGGGAGTTTCTACTTGGTTGCTATGATCCCAAGAGTACATTTCAGGAAAGAGATGAAATAAGACAACGTCGAAG GGATCTTTATAATACATGGAAAGAAGAATGTCGTATATTGTTTCCTCTTGTAGGAAGTGGTAGATTTATCACAGCACCTGCAGTTACTGAAGATGGTACACAATGTTTAGATCCATTGgttttgttagaaaataatCCAGAGAATGGACCAGTTGTTCTTCAAGATGTTACTATTCCAACTTACTTAGAAAAGATCACAGACAAGAGAATAATTCAATGGATGTTAACACTTCATCAAATAG GTCTTGATGTTGTTCGCACTGATAGAACattagtattttatgaaaagaaagaaaacttgtCAAAACTATGGGATATTCTCTCTGTTTATGCTAAAATAGATTCAGATGTTGGCTATGGTCAAG GAATGAGCGACCTGTGCTCTCCTATGATAATACTTCTTAATGATGAAGCCGATGCTTTTTGGTGCTTTGAACGTTTGATGCGTAGATTG cgAGGGAACTTTAGATGCACTGCTAACTCTGTTGGGGTGGAGGCACAATTAAGTAATTTGGCAACAATCACTCAAGTAATTGATCCAAAACTTCATCAACATATAG AACAAATTGGTGGAGGTGACTATCTATTTGCATTTCGGATGATAATGGTTTTATTTAGAAGAGAATTCTCCTTTTGTGACTCATTGTACCTTTGGGag ATGATGTGGGCACTAGAATATGATCCTGACTTGTTTTGGATGTATGAGGAGGCTGATGATAAATCTGAGGAATTTAAAGGACGAATGAAGTCATTACGTCACTATGGGAagtatgagagagaaaatatgaaaaatggaGGAAAGAATGGAGAAGATCCTCCATTCCCCATATCTGTTTTCCTTGTTGCCAGTGTCTTGAAGGAAAAAAGTGCAATATTATTACAACAAGCAAAAGGTTTGGATGATGTTGTCAAG ATATTGAATGATGTGAATGGAAACCTTGATGCCAAGAAAGCTTGTATGGCTGCACTAAAACTTCACAAGAAGTATTtgaaaaag GCTAAGAATCCCTAA